One Lucilia cuprina isolate Lc7/37 chromosome 4, ASM2204524v1, whole genome shotgun sequence DNA segment encodes these proteins:
- the LOC111684283 gene encoding uncharacterized protein LOC111684283 yields the protein MELRINSLGFILLLTTTLIYSAGNLIAIASAEGLRLPDQQSNSVPQQQQILPQQQQHVQQIFPNQQQQQQYVQQPQQQQQFAQQPQQQQAGVGEERGRSSILSIFGLGGGESDPYLARSNSNCLSGDLSECFKTQALNSFDEIFYREQYALSDFARVVRMPETQQRSLLQEPFEYSEEPRNEDSDWDQLVKYALRRAERFIKSTALEIDVPEEFTEAGRYDARFIGNDIDSELDIIEDKHAPIIKRKKLKKMIIPLLLVLKIFKLKLLLFLPFILGIAGLKKILGLAAIILPGLFAYFKLCRPQGGPGGYNAGGGLFSGLFGSKTTFPEYSPQGVGSATYYHHHEHYDGGAGNAQYYRPDPHFSKPYGDYYSKNYAAAGNSVSFGETSAHDAAYSGYYGRNTGKDIESTQKS from the exons ATGGAATTGAGAATTAATTCACTGGGATTTATACTACTACTAACAACGACATTGATCTATAGTGCCGGCAATTTAATAGCAATAGCCTCAGCAGAAGGTTTACGTCTACCGGATCAACAGTCAAACTCAGTACCTCAACAGCAACAGATATTGccgcaacagcaacaacatgtacagcaaatatttcctaatcaacaacagcaacaacaatatgttCAACagccacagcaacaacaacaatttgctCAACAGCCACAGCAACAACAGGCAGGAGTTGGTGAAGAACGTGGCCGTTCTTCCATACTCAGCATATTTGGTTTAGGTGGCGGTGAAAGTGATCCTTATTTGGCTCGTTCCAATTCAAATTGTTTAAGTGGCGATTTATCTGAATGTTTCAAGACACAAGCATTGAATAGTTTCGATGAAATCTTCTATCGCGAACAATATGC ATTATCTGATTTTGCTCGTGTTGTTCGTATGCCTGAGACACAACAGCGTTCTTTGTTACAAGAACCTTTTGAATATTCAGAAGAACCACGTAATGAGGATAGTGATTGGGATCAATTGGTGAAATATGCTTTAAGAAGAGCTGAAAG ATTCATTAAATCCACAGCTTTGGAAATTGATGTACCAGAAGAATTCACTGAAGCAGGACGTTACGATGCTCGTTTTATTGGAAATGATATCGACAGTGAATTGGACATCATTGAGGATAAACATGCTCCCATCATAA AACGTAAAAAGTTGAAGAAAATGATCATTCCTTTGttgttggtattgaaaattttcaaattgaaattgttattattCTTGCCTTTCATCTTGGGTATTGCTGGTCTCAAGAAGATTCTCGGTTTGGCTGCCATCATCTTACCCGGTCTATTTGCCTACTTCAAATTGTGTCGTCCCCAAGGTGGACCTGGTGGTTACAATGCTGGCGGTGGTTTATTCTCTGGTTTGTTTGGCAGCAAAACTACATTTCCCGAATACTCACCACAAGGTGTAGGTTCAGCTACGTACTATCATCATCATGAACATTACGATGGTGGTGCTGGCAATGctcaatactatagaccagatccACATTTCTCTAAACCCTATGGTGATTACTATAGCAAGAATTACGCTGCTGCTGGTAATTCGGTTAGTTTTGGTGAAACATCTGCCCATGATGCTGCTTATTCTGGTTATTATGGCAGAAATACTGGCAAAGATATTGAAAGTACTCAGAAGAGTTAG